ATGACCACGAACTATATCAGCTAATTGATGACATTTTAATCTAAATTAAAGCTGTCACGTATGCATGCTTGAATTAATGTTGCATACATATATCAGACGTCGTTTCTCTATTTACAACTAAAAATTTATACTAGCAGAGTTAGCACAAGTATTTCCATCCCTTAGAGGTCAGCACAAGTATTTCCATCGTCAGAGCCTCCAGCAGAAGCAACCCCGAGTCCGGTTAAGAGGGGTCATGCCTCTCCCCTTGGATGTGTTTATGGCCTCCAACGTTGACACTACCTCCTCCATCTCTGGTCTCTTGTTAGGGTCTGCATCCCAACATCTTTTCATCAATTTTTCTAGAGAGCTTGGACAACATTTGGGAATCTCTGGCCTCAGATTctgcagttaaaaaaaaaaaaatcacaaattGTCAACTCCGACAATTCTCGGAGAAGTTCTAAAATTATGCTTCAAGCAAAGACTAGTGAAAGGGGAAAAAAACTACGTACTCGATAAACCACTGCAGAAGTTAGTTCATAGAAGCTTAGATTTGGATACAGCATGTCACAACAATACATCTCCCATAAGCAAATTCCGAAGCTGTAGACGTCGCATTTCCTGTTGTATGGTTTATTGTCGAAGACCTGCAATCATATCAGCAAAATCAACATTTGTTACTCTTTCTACAATTCACAAGGGTAGAACGGATTTGAAATCATGATAAGAAAATTATGCTTCGCAATAAAGTGATGTATGTTTGGTTTATAGTATTAATACCTCCGGTGCCATGTAACCAAGTGAGCCAGTATAACCTGTCATTTCATTAGGATTCAAAGCTTCAAGTCTAGCAACTCCGAAATCAGTTATCTTCAGTGCTTGATTCTTGTCAAGAAGCAAATTTTCTGTCTTCACATCTCTGTGCACAATATTCTTGGAATGAAGGTAGCACAACCTGCCAGGAAGGAAAAAAGCAGAATTAAGTACTATATCTTGAAGTGCAATTAATTAAGTAACTAATGAAGAACGTCATAATGGTGGAGAATTTggggaaaaaataaaagaatcatAATATGGTGGAGAAATCTAACCCTCTTGCAAGATCTAAAGATAGTTGCATGAATTTCTCGAAAGGCAGCTTTCTTTTCCGGTTCTTTACAAGGTAGGATTTCAGAGTACCCCCAGGTTGATAATCAGTGACGAGACAGCACAAATTGACCGGCATGCCAATTTGACCACTGTGGTTTTGGAATTTTATTTCTGATGTACCCAGTACAGCACCTATGAACTGCGCAAACAGGAAAAAAAAAGGGTCCGGAATTTGTCACAAAATATATGCATAAGGAATCTGAATCGGAAAATTAATTAGTttcgaaaaatgaaataaaaataattgattaCCTGTGAAACATTGGGATGAGTCAGGTTATGCCAAACAGAAACCTCTTGCCGAAATGCTATCCTAAGTGAAGAAATTTGAGCTTTCGTCTTTTGATCTTCACCCCAGTCAAACACTTTAACTGAAAGAAAACCCTAATATAAAGTAAAACGAAAACGAAGACAAAAACAAAAGCAAAATCAAATTGaccaaaattattaattattaacagAGGAGAATCCCCAGTTTTTGTACTAATTAGAAAGCCAAAAAGAGAGTAAAAAGTTGAAAAACCATATTAAATCTTGGGGCATAATAATATTTAAGGTATGGTTGATCTTGCGTAAAAAGAAAGCATGCATATAGCTAACCTGCAACATCTCGGCCATCATAATCCCCTCGGTGAACAGAGGCAAAACTCCCCCGAGCTATAAAATTCTTAATAGTTAGTTTGTGAGGATCAATTTCCCATTCTTCTTTGACGCAACCTTTATCATTGTTTGCCTCGTCACCTTTCTCCTTCTGCATGTTGAGTCGTCCGAATTTGACATCCAAGCCCTTAAAAGCAATTTTGTTTGCCCTACCTAAACTTCTGCTCCTTTCCTTCATCTCCATCTCTCTCTGTCTCTTTCAGGCTTTCTGTAAGAATCAATGAATCAAGCTTCTGTTAGGAGGGAGCGAATTTGAGTTGAATATTTATAGCAAGTGATGGTATGTAACTTGTATGTGGATTAGGTTTCCTAATTCCTTGGGGTTTAAGGTTACTCACGTGTCTTTCTGTAATTGGGAGGGCGGCGTCAAACTTGTTTGAGAAATTACACGGTGATACATAATCCTTTCTCCAACTTTTATATCAGGAGACACCAAGATAGCATTATCCCTTCTctggtaaaaattttaaaataaaattaatattaatcatagggataattatataatatatgggaagcatagattttttttttctcttagacacaatttttttttatttttttcttattttcatataTTGATATGATTTTATATAGAAAGGATATATATTTTAGGATCATACAATAATTTATCCAATTATGATGAATCTTATCATAATTAGTAATTAAAGTGTATCCATTATACTATGATAAGTCTgagctatttatttatttatttgatttttatttaaaatttattttaaatattaattttttattataaaattaaaaagttttttttattatatttttattattttgatagaATATTAATTCATGACAAGCAGGATAGAAAATACAGCGGGTTTTATCTCTAAACACCAACCCATAATTTCTTTCAACTAATTGAGCTACAATgagtaaattttcatcaatatcaaGTACTCTAACCACATCTAAGCCTAAAGAAGTCTGTACAGCCACGACATATCAACAAGGATGGCAATGGTAGAATTTTTGTGGATacatttcaatcaaatttcaGTAGGATAAGTTTGAATAATATGtaattaattatgaaataaatttaaattttaaaaataatatttataataaatttaaactttacatgatgattatttattatttaaatttatttatataaatatttaattaaacataaaatatatatttttcataataatatttataaatttttatattttatattctaaataaaataaaatttaaatattttataaaattattaaattttaaaatataatttattaataaaaaataattttatataaattgttaattaaaatatattaaattaaataaattttaatatttattgagtaataataattaaatttaaaattaatttaaataattaaaaataaattttaattaaatttaaaatatatttaaactttaataataataataataataataataataataataataataataataggattCAAATTTAGATACCATAATTTTCACGGGTCCTCTACATATTTTCATCCTATCAAGAAGCTCTCCATGTCATATTCTGACTTTGGAATAAAAATATGAACTTTTTCTTCAAAAGCATTCCTTCTTTGTTCTATTGCTTGCGGAGAATTCACAGGCTCTGCTATGGAATCTTGACTATTATTTTTCAAAGTTAAACCATTCTTCAACTCGAATCGATTATATGCATTCAGAACCGGCTGGATCGTACTCATACATACCCGACCCTTTGCGATTCCCACCTTGCCAACTCTTTAAGCAGCCAAAAAGCACTCTTTTAATCATTCCAATTTTAGTGCCAAAATAGCACTGAAATTAGCTCATCCAATTTTTGGTACATCTCAATCGTTTTTTCAaactgaaattttgtgttttgattGAGCTTCACTGATGGCAATTGCATGCGAGTCCTCAATTCTGGGGCGCTCCCTGTTCGtttctatataaaaattatattaactaaaataatatgttctaaatttataaataattaaagaaaatgaattgATATTAACAATGATTATGTGAAATGTAAAAAGATAATAAAACAATGTTTAACTTTTAACTTACTTTTGAGAAGGAAtggttaaattttaaattaatttcaagtTAACTATCACATATAATAATCCTTATATATACACGAAATCAATTTTTCTAGaagtaattaaaaaattaaataagatataTTTTTTGCATAATCACATAACAATAATTATTATTTGGTAGGTCAACTTCTATCCATAGCATGCCACGTGGCAATTAAATGgttgaaattaatttattaattaaggaAGAGAAATCAATTAAAAAATAGTTAAGTAATTTTTCACTAACATGGGTAGAAAATTTTCATTATTTGTCATGTAAAAGGTAATAAGtaagaaattttttattaatttaatttaactaattggtgattaattttctaatattttgaTAAATCAACTTCTCCTCATATGTAGTATATTATTAGGCAATAttacaaaaaatttattattacttcaaattctttatattattttttattagtgaGTAGTttcgattaaaaaaaaaatgtaagaagtttgatttataatttttttaaactttatttctaattaattaaatatttttctagttttataaaaaaattatttacatttAAAATGTTTCCAATTAATAATTACATACATGTATCCTTATGAAAAGTAGATAGATAACAATATCATGGTAAAGGTCAATAAATTACATTTCAACATAAATGATCATCCTCaagttaatttatatataatagtaAATTTCGTATCAACATACATAATCAAAGACATACAAGCTAATTTTAAAAGTTCTCTAAGCTATTATAAACTATTTAatcaattgataaaaaaaaatctattctATCTAAAATCTCTAACTTTTGTATAGATTCAATAagctatattattaaaatttatgtcaATTGAATTAGAAAGAAATTTAGAGAGGATacaccaaaattaaaatttttgaattaatttccaGAAATACTTGAAAATCTTAATTTGATTGCTTTTTATAAAATTAGCTAAATAAGCTGCTATGCAAAATTTGATAGTTTTCTatatctaatttaaattttaatatttcatttttttattaaaattatttctaattaatatttttttatataatttgattATTAAAATCTGTAGTATATAACTATAATACTCTCTCACTttaatactttatttttaatctttatatgtctaatttagattttcaataaaattgTTTTTTTATCACTTTTTATTTAAATCCATTTTCTATGGAAAAACAAATTAGTTAACAtatctataattaaaatatatcattactcataaaaataaataaatgaaaatgattagaaaaataTAAAAGTGTCATGTGATAATCAGTAGATAAAtaataaaggcaaaaaaaaaaaaaagataaaagtaaACATATACAAAATCAATATTGAAAGCTTATCTTGGTgaacatatatataaataattatatttaccttgctactattatttttttatatatatagttgGTGCTACTTGATCTTTTGGCTTTTTGATTTAAGGGTCTCCGTCTAATATTATAAGGAATTAGGATTcaatagaaatataaataaattttgagaaataagaacaaaaaattttgattagaaataattaaaaattgagCAATTCGAAGAACAATTTAAAAGTATATTAGATGATAGAAAAAAGTTTAATAATTCTCAAATGTcacaaaatatttattatttataggcaagatgatgaagaaaaattggaaacaaatttaattcaatcattaaacaattttaattgaaaaaaaaaattaagttacaaatcaATGGCCACTAAaggtaatttattattttttaaattataaattaacataatttattaaagataaattaaaatataaatataataatattaaaaaaaagaaaaaaatagttAGCATGTCAAGCTCTCTTTTAAGGAGTGCTATATAACAGcttgtaagaaaaatttagtgtgCTTTTTATGTATAAATACATGTTCTGATATTTGATTGAATGAAATAATTTATTCTGTCTTTTGAcaatggaagaaaagaaaagacttaGCTCGTTTCAGTAATTATTGTATATCTCCTCACTTTCCTTGATTTCTTCCCAATAAAGTAGAAAATTAGTATAATAAAGTAGAAAATTAGCATAATACCTATGCTATgtataaataatttgtaatttatattttttaatttaatttttaattacaatctaaacaaagataaattattattagtaaattaatttttaactaaaatttttctcttatttaatttaatttaaataaatttttacttgttataataataaattttaactaatttatgGCTAATTCTTTGTACACATATAATAGTAGTTTCCATGGTTATTTTGTCTAAGATGTAATAAACttactttattcaaaaaataacttagattttatgaaatttttatattttatctcataatttatataaatcgATATTTACTTTTTTTAGATtatgaaaaaatatattagaCTAATAAGAAAATAacgttattttaaaaatatataaatataatattttttattattaatataataaaaagtacattaaattactaataatgaattaaattatttaattttaatattaatgaaaatatataatattattattaatttgtaGGGAGGGGGaagtgaggcgaaatatcatccattagaattatataaaatacaccaggtaatgcccaggaaagatggtggagtaataatgatctcacttaagtaccacctccttagacagtatTTTTTAGACAtgtacttcatacaatcctaataaaatcaaaccattggtaagtaccgtcttcccagaACACtatcacggtactaaggatttatgccacgaatgcataaatagacaggagtcgctacctgggtaataaccgggacatattcagtgtttctttcgagggtcatggatgacaacttactccttgcagagtttccacaaccgtcattaccatagcccaatgtctaggttcgggatagtgggcacgtaaggagaaggtgttaggcaccccttacgcctggtctaatctcgttaattcgagtgccagtcctctactaatgtttctaaaagtcttgtttattattcctttattaaacttcatcctaaaaaatgcaattctaatcctacacacgtaagtaattcacaaaaaagttattgtttacacacaattttcatacacaagtaattcctatctatggggttgctaattatttaaatgatatttaccagatgactaaaattaatttattattgagaatttaatttacaaacaaattcaatttcaaataaccctacatttctatttaacctaattaattaattttcaccaagttaccctaaggataattgaattaagttaattatgtacatgtgtaatttattctaatatcatataagccaaacaatcacaacctaataaatatttctatcatgcaaatttattttacaaatttcaagtgttaaattaaatttattttacatgccaatgttagtttaatttacaaacaagattaattttaatttacaaagtatttatttaaattaattacatgcaaaagtcagttaaattaaaagtaaggttaattttaatttaccaaataaaaattatattattactacaattttatgccaatggttattcgaggagtttagagctacttacctgttggtaaatgcaattgtcattggggcaagctacccttaaaaaagggtattctcttctagtatagccatgatatccctggcttactcccatttagctccacataagcttcacgcaaataccctctttggtacttaccttagggctacttaccaattttgtttataataaaaaataaagaaactaaagaaaataaaataaataaagaaaatattaataataatttacattggattctaactctagtctcctaaagggttaagattcctaattagttacaactacctaatggtctaagtcttctaacatgatccaaacactttataacactttttgaattaaaagaatatagaaaaatagatcaaatatcaattaaaacccaagaaaatataagaacatgcataaatatacaatttctaaattctggcagattgacagtagtaagaaatccgattttttaaaaatagttagacatgcccaAAAATCATAAAAGAAATTACTGAAGACagtctacatatcatacaagatcataaaatttataaatcaaacaaaaccctagctgaatggtctacataaatcgtaacttttctaagtgatagaatcatactacttttttataaaattcataactcattaaccacaacagatatgaatgcaaaaccaattggaaaagattcataagattctgaaattaattttagacactagatttacacaaaaatattaagaaacaagagagatatgggcttcacaaatcgggtatcctgcaaatcgcattttacaggaaccctaacttcaaatagccataacttataaaatattaaaacttttttagtgattcttgagcctaaaattaatagaatttcgtgcagaatataaatataatttttataaattttttacagattcagaaaataacaaaaaataataaaaaacaagagacagaaaactgaatatgtgcagagttgtgtattccctcaaattaaacatgattacatgatctatatgaacatataaaataaattaaaaataaggaatATAAAATTAAACATTATATGGTATAgatcttaaaaagaaaataaaagaactaacttttaagaaatatcgctagaaaaaaaaagaactgaaagaattttggctattcctctctttaatttttttttctttttttttgtcttctcctccacctttttttttctcctcctttTCCTCCTCCTTTTCCccttttattttttatcagtggcgtatttatagggttttgggagagaggtgtgatagggtttggagtcctagcgtgataaagttcagataacttaaataactaggattgcagaatttgggtgagactgaaataTGGATGAGATGTTTCATCCAATGGGAAGAGAAggaaaggggaaggcaccaatagggagtgaggaaaatgtgtggtagggtttgaagtcttagtgtgataaggttcagataacttaaacaactgggattgaggaatttaGGTGAGACTGGAATattggtgaggtgttccaaccaataggaagagaggaatagagaaaaatatatttttttattttaattttcaaaaaataaattaaataggttttatttaaaattcctaactaggctttcttagactCATGGGGCcccattaaacttaattaggtacatttaaaaattacccatattaaatttaaacaaaacaaaattttatttaaatttaattaaattcgcttcaaaaaaaaaacatattattatttttttttcaagatcatgctacggaattaataattcagctccatgccttcaattacatcttacagtcatatagtttttcatcatcgggtttctcacagcctcaatgcacatactcatcataaAATAAGAGTCTACAGTTTACcctccactttggcgaaagttgaaatcaatgcgatagcattgctcaagtttcatcaaagtgaaactcaaatttctaataactatgaaacattggctatgaggatcaagtatatctttctTGGTCGACATACTTTATATTATGAGAcgagctacggtctcataacagtaataactatgtcatgtgaaaatgagtgtatcttgctctgtcgatacactctgcatcatgagattagctatggtctcataatagtgataactgtgtcatgtgaaaattgagtgcatcttgctctgtcgatacactctgtgtcatgagactagctacgatcTCATGACAacggcaactgtgtgatttgaaatgttgtggatttgtATTTAGGACTGCAGTCTTAAACTACCTATGTATCCCCCTCACTATCCTGagaaagaatcagacccactcgtagtttgacacttgaaattatagtgatgcatgttcttctacgccttacacacctacaggtgacatgttgatgtgtgttcttctacgccttacacaactttgccatgtgccctaaacaacgtctaaggacttaccaaaaaatatatgtcatgaaatgttgtgggttcgtatttaggaccatgatcctaaactacctacgtatcctcctcgctatcctgagaAAGAATTAGACCccttcgtagttcgacacttgaaactgtggtgatgcatgttattctacgccttacacacctacaggtgacatgttgatgcatgttcttctatgccttacacaactatgtcgtgcgccctaaacaacgtctaaggactttgatgtggcccaaccgcaagtgcacgggtcgtacaagtaatacagtaaagatatcgttcccacgaggagttgtgttaatgattgaattttttatataaaaaaattgagTAAGTTGAAATATTCTTAAAATTAAAGTAacaaattgatgggtatttgagtatgaaatctatatgtgcaaaattaataatctaaaattgcatcaaattaaaataggcaagttcaaatatggcagtcTTCAaattggcaagtaattaaattcgattagaaattaacaatgataaaaaggcgattccagagttcgggatttcatattcgagctattttgggattttaaattggttatccaatcttatgaaacttatgggttttaaggagactaattcttaaatcctttgaattccctttcgagtgagacaaagagtgccttaatcaatctaatcctactttcgtggagttagagttaattaagacccattaagttctttaattaatctgtgaatcctcttaatcattagtctatttctagatctaagttaattaagtccaattccttgattatctatcacaaggccttctcctttcggtgcctcaaccatggattaagaacattacttaatgggatcctacactaagcatgtcattaagcacacaagaaatgaataaaactcattaagaccacaaaatatggattacccaatcaaaattcacaaaatatctcaaatattacaacccttactccagaatcaaaataaaactactcactatccataatgcttacaagatatattgagtttaaatggaaataaagctttaatctaagctaaggaacaaGAGACTAAAcgctagaaatgtaggaaaaatataaggaaagaaagaaatctgcaaatcttggttgaaaatggtgtggaaggtaaaagtgactcttcagctgctgcctctcctcttcctttccttttctgctccttctctcccctttctaaaatgggaaatgaggctatttatagcattttctgacatggagccctaaaatggtgtgtttgaggagggatttttctgagggaatcttctgccagctcattaatgaactctttatgggactgcataagtggactgcataagtcatgcagtcccttatacagttttcggctggtttctagttcacttatgcgaaactgcatgacttggtgcataggttatgcacaattccgtgagagtgcataagggaggcgtgaatgtgcataagctatgcagtctccttatgcacatttcagcaggtattggaacagtgatttttctccttatgcagatctgcatagcttatgcgacaagttatgcacaatttggtcaatgcatatttcagcttgaaaacttgtttttgacatctttggctgtagaagtcactcctcaatggcaaaatttctcttcagtccttcaaaaacaccatttttcctacaaaacaaagtaaaaattaaaaattaatccaaaattgacaattatgaaaaactaactaaataactaatgaaattagctaaaaataactaataataaaataaaatggctatgaaattagacctaaatgactatgcaaaatgtatgcatcagacttaccaaaaaatatctatttcatgatttgaaaaaattaagatgactgggtctcaaaactctttttgtgatttttgtgcttcttgtatgctgcTTTCTATCATgagcatgctgattttgctagagattctaaaaaaacttagtcctctggggacctctttttgcaaaaacttttttataacctcaaaattttttagaagaGTTGTTCACCAAGAAAGACTTCCTTAagatcacaatacaatttccctctgatttttctttttcttctctccccccatggtttctgccttgactcatttctcttccatgaactccattctctatgccctaacttttgcttgaaatgcccttttgggttttcatctcagcgggcttgctctaacttttgcctaagcagcccttttgggttttccacctagcgagctcctttttttcttttctttttcttgttctttttctcctttttttttttttttttttttaaattagacaatcaccagggcattcatatcaaacAACTATTCTATCTTGCTCACAaaacaataggttaaatcaaaataatgcagtttaattacttaatcatttgatgtatctctcaagacacaaacatttgcgatcataattaaataaaatccattcctagttaatacaataaaaacttctttatttattcaggtacaccattactccctcttacatttagttttgctaaatttctaaccttccaaagttagaaataagctttataacctgccgaatggccttttcaggttttccatccagatcttctctcatctctccttttgcctagactgccttttgcaggttttcaatctagcattttttcttttcttttcttttcttttcttttctttttctttttttttttctttcgttcttttttctttgacccttacttttgcctagaccgccttttgtaggttttcaacCTAGCGGacctgtctcacacaaagtaccatttgagcctgtctaaattgactgattcttgaaatttattcccatccaggtctgatattcttacagtaacaagatctttttgactatgtatggagcATCCTAActtgggttaaactttcctcttaagtCAAAAGGAacgggccgagcttgtttcaaaaccatgtctccctctttgaacttccttggcttcaccttcttattaaaggctctagctatcttcctctgataagcctgcatatgatacaaggctcacattctcttttaatcaaagctagttcttcatatctcttctaagtCTACTCATTTTTTTAAGATCTTAGCttttagcatcactcttaaggatctgagctcttgcttaatggatagtattactttagtcccatacactaaagagaatggggttgcccccgTGAATGTCTTTGCAGTACtatgataaccttaaagaacataagggagtttttcaggcctatcattatatgtttcgaacattttttcccaagtagaacctttccattcatatgggaacCACACATTCTTGCAtgtatttttttc
The Hevea brasiliensis isolate MT/VB/25A 57/8 chromosome 15, ASM3005281v1, whole genome shotgun sequence genome window above contains:
- the LOC110671275 gene encoding serine/threonine-protein kinase STY13-like yields the protein MEMKERSRSLGRANKIAFKGLDVKFGRLNMQKEKGDEANNDKGCVKEEWEIDPHKLTIKNFIARGSFASVHRGDYDGRDVAVKVFDWGEDQKTKAQISSLRIAFRQEVSVWHNLTHPNVSQFIGAVLGTSEIKFQNHSGQIGMPVNLCCLVTDYQPGGTLKSYLVKNRKRKLPFEKFMQLSLDLARGLCYLHSKNIVHRDVKTENLLLDKNQALKITDFGVARLEALNPNEMTGYTGSLGYMAPEVFDNKPYNRKCDVYSFGICLWEMYCCDMLYPNLSFYELTSAVVYRNLRPEIPKCCPSSLEKLMKRCWDADPNKRPEMEEVVSTLEAINTSKGRGMTPLNRTRGCFCWRL